In Lycium ferocissimum isolate CSIRO_LF1 chromosome 11, AGI_CSIRO_Lferr_CH_V1, whole genome shotgun sequence, a single genomic region encodes these proteins:
- the LOC132037014 gene encoding RNA pseudouridine synthase 3, mitochondrial produces the protein MRCNKDVSRCLLFLVRRYYRSAGHSALANRVQPVVRVSNNITHLGRQKEGAKPSQLLSLPPFPGHPLPGKKAATGPDQPSRHVTAISWIKYYFDEITGSVILSHFNKGLVQLDFNESSTSKEGRTRLLRKIKHSDVMEVGARIYVPISVAETRISKRYDVIPSGTLYPNADEIAYLQRLVFYKDPAIIVLNKPPKLPVKGNLPVHNSMDALAAAALSYEYDEGPRLVHRLDRESSGLHLMGRTEESVSYLHLLFSNTKKSKSLSKAWNDACGSTYQRYWALVIGSPKEKEGVISAPLTKVVLDDGRTERVMLAQHSGLEASEEAVTEYRLLGPMINGCSWIELRPHTSRKHQLRVHCAEALGTPIVGDYKYGWFVHRKWKQMPRVDVEPTTGKPYRLKRPEGLDVQKGSVLSKVPLLHLHCREFVLPNIAKFVELHGRKTKNHCLDADYRSKPDLLRFVAPMPSHMKISWKLMSSYLI, from the exons ATGAGGTGCAACAAAGATGTGAGTCGTTGCTTACTATTTCTGGTGAGGCGCTATTATAGATCTGCGGGCCACTCTGCACTAGCAAATCGTGTTCAACCTGTGGTTCGAGTGTCAAACAATATAACGCATTTGGGCCGTCAAAAGGAGGGTGCAAAGCCTAGTCAGCTATTGTCTTTGCCCCCATTTCCTGGCCATCCTTTGCCAGGAAAGAAAGCGGCCACCGGTCCTGACCAACCATCTCGTCATGTTACTGCCATTAGCTGGATCAAATACTACTTTGATGAGATAACAGGCTCGGTCATCCTGTCCCATTTTAATAAGGGCCTC GTCCAATTAGATTTTAATGAGTCATCCACAAGCAAGGAAGGGCGAACGAGATTGTTGAGAAAG ATTAAGCATTCAGATGTCATGGAAGTTGGTGCAAGAATTTATGTGCCCATATCTGTTGCTGAAACAAGAATCTCAAAACGCTATGATGTTATACCCAGTGGCACTTTGTACCCCAATGCTGATGAGATAGCATACTTGCAAAGGCTTGTGTTTTACAAG GACCCCGCCATAATTGTTCTAAACAAGCCCCCTAAACTGCCTGTGAAG GGAAACCTTCCCGTGCATAATAGCATGGATGCGTTGGCAGCCGCAGCATTGTCTTATGAATATGACGAGGGTCCTAGGCTG GTACATCGTCTTGATAGAGAGAGCAGTGGCCTCCATTTAATGGGAAGAACGGAAGAAAGTGTCTCCTATCTGCATTTGCTGTTCAGCAACACAAAAAAGTCCAAGTCCCTGTCTAAG GCATGGAATGATGCATGTGGATCAACATATCAGAGGTATTGGGCGTTGGTAATTGGTTCGCCCAAGGAGAAGGAAGGCGTGATCTCTGCACCACTTACAAAG GTGGTTCTTGATGATGGTAGAACTGAGAGAGTCATGTTGGCTCAGCACTCAGGATTAGAAGCTTCTGAGGAGGCTGTTACCGAATATCGGCTGCTTGGTCCAATGATCAATGGATGCTCATGGATTGAGTTGCGCCCTCATACAAGTAGAAAACATCAG CTTCGAGTTCATTGCGCTGAAGCCCTTGGAACTCCAATTGTGGGCGACTACAAGTACGGTTGGTTTGTCCATCGCAAATGGAAGCAGATGCCAAGAGTAGATGTTGAACCGACAACAGGGAAACCCTACAGATTAAAGAGGCCGGAAGGTTTGGATGTTCAGAAAGGAAGTGTCTTGTCTAAGGTCCCTTTGTTACATCTGCATTGTAGGGAGTTTGTGCTCCCAAATATTGCCAAATTTGTTGAGCTTCACGGtcgaaaaacaaaaaatcactGTTTAGATGCAGATTATAGATCAAAACCAGATCTCCTCCGGTTTGTAGCACCAATGCCATCTCACATGAAAATTAGTTGGAAGCTTATGTCCTCTTACTTGATATGA